Part of the Paludisphaera borealis genome, CGACGGCTTGATCCAATACCGCGTCAACGGCAAGTTGGTCGACCGCGAGCGGATCTTGCACATCGCGGGGCTGGGTTTCAACGGGCTGGAAGGCTACGGCATCCCCCGCGTCGCGGCGCAGGCGTTCGGCCTTGGCCTTGCGGCCGAACAGTGGGGCGGCAGCTTTTTGGGGAAGGGGGCGGGAAACTCCGGCTTCATCAAGACGCCGAACGAGCTATCCCCCGAAGCCGCTTCCGAGCTGCTCGACGCCTTCAACTCGCGGAACGCCGGATCGGGCAACGCCGGCCGGGTCGGCATCCTCCCCCCCGGCTACGATTTCGAGTCGACGTCCGTCAACCCCGCCGAAGCGCAACTGACCGATCTTCGTAAGTTCCAGGTCCTCGAAATGGCTCGGCTGTTCCGCGTGCCACCCCACAAGCTCGGCGACTACTCCAACGCTTCCTACTCATCGATTGAAGCGAGCAACTTGGAATACGTGCAGACGACGCTGTTGCCGTGGGCCGAACAAGCAGAGCAGGCCTATGCGCTTCGCCTGCTGACAGAGGAAGAGCAAGCCGCCGGCTATCAATTCAAACACGACTTCCGGGCCTACTTGCGAGCCGACGCGATGGGCCGGGCCAACATGTACAAGACCCTGTTCTCGACCGGCTCGATGAGCCCGAACGAGATC contains:
- a CDS encoding phage portal protein, with amino-acid sequence MPIFDRIKGAAASFAKRASAPLAPASWGFTGSLLQTFSRTLQGTNTTGVRVDARAALSLPAAFAAVNVVATDLASLPLHLVQVMDDGSERKAKEHRAYSTFMRSPDGGGTTPMRFRQAILSHCLLYGNGYAEIVQAVDGSRTYLYLLDPETTLPNVGTDGLIQYRVNGKLVDRERILHIAGLGFNGLEGYGIPRVAAQAFGLGLAAEQWGGSFLGKGAGNSGFIKTPNELSPEAASELLDAFNSRNAGSGNAGRVGILPPGYDFESTSVNPAEAQLTDLRKFQVLEMARLFRVPPHKLGDYSNASYSSIEASNLEYVQTTLLPWAEQAEQAYALRLLTEEEQAAGYQFKHDFRAYLRADAMGRANMYKTLFSTGSMSPNEIRAAEGMGPREDGDQYYVMLNMGSNNDPNANPTEPPK